The following proteins come from a genomic window of Nostoc sp. TCL26-01:
- the psbF gene encoding cytochrome b559 subunit beta, producing MTSGNNINQPVTYPIFTVRWLAVHTLAVPTVFFLGAIASMQFIQR from the coding sequence ATGACTAGCGGTAATAACATCAATCAACCTGTTACCTATCCTATTTTTACGGTGCGATGGCTAGCAGTTCACACACTAGCTGTACCTACTGTATTCTTTTTGGGCGCGATCGCCTCAATGCAGTTTATTCAACGCTAG
- a CDS encoding photosynthesis system II assembly factor Ycf48 has protein sequence MVIVKSWQKIFSLLMVVLLCIGCSKVPSTTYNPWAVISLPTEAKLLDIAFTGNPQHGFLVGSKATLLETNDGGNTWQPMNLSLDDDRYRFDSVSFAGKEGWIAGEPSLLLHTTDEGRSWSRIALSEKLPGNPIAIQALAANSAEMATDVGAIYKTTDGGKNWKAQVEAAVGVVRNLERSADGKYVAVSAKGSFYSVWEPGQNAWVPHNRNSSRRVENMGFSQDGQLWLLARGGQVQFSDPAKPEEWLDAENPELSTSWGLLDLAYRTPTEIWVSGGSGNLLLSTDGGKTWEKDRDVEEVAANFYKVIFLNENQGFVIGDRGVLLKYQPDVAKSPEVQPAA, from the coding sequence AGTTATTTCTTTGCCAACGGAGGCTAAGTTGCTGGATATTGCCTTTACTGGTAATCCTCAGCATGGTTTTTTGGTTGGTAGTAAAGCCACGCTTCTGGAAACCAATGATGGTGGTAATACTTGGCAACCAATGAATTTATCACTGGATGATGATAGATACCGTTTTGACTCGGTGAGTTTTGCGGGTAAAGAGGGTTGGATTGCTGGGGAGCCTTCTTTATTACTACATACTACTGATGAGGGTCGTTCTTGGTCACGGATTGCTTTAAGCGAAAAGTTACCAGGAAACCCAATTGCTATCCAGGCTTTAGCAGCAAACTCGGCGGAGATGGCGACAGATGTGGGAGCTATCTATAAAACCACAGATGGTGGTAAAAACTGGAAAGCTCAGGTAGAAGCGGCTGTTGGGGTTGTACGTAACTTGGAACGTTCTGCTGATGGTAAGTATGTGGCAGTTTCGGCTAAGGGTAGTTTCTATTCTGTGTGGGAACCGGGACAAAATGCCTGGGTTCCTCATAATCGCAACAGTTCCCGCCGTGTAGAAAATATGGGCTTTTCCCAGGATGGACAGTTGTGGTTGCTGGCTAGAGGTGGTCAGGTACAGTTTAGTGACCCGGCTAAACCGGAAGAGTGGCTAGATGCAGAAAACCCGGAACTGTCTACCAGTTGGGGTTTGCTGGATTTGGCTTATCGCACACCCACAGAAATTTGGGTCAGTGGCGGTAGTGGAAATTTATTGCTGAGTACTGATGGTGGTAAAACCTGGGAGAAAGACCGAGATGTAGAAGAAGTCGCAGCTAATTTTTACAAGGTGATCTTTCTCAACGAAAATCAGGGGTTTGTGATTGGCGATCGCGGTGTCTTGCTAAAATACCAACCTGATGTAGCTAAATCTCCCGAAGTACAACCTGCTGCTTAG
- the psbE gene encoding cytochrome b559 subunit alpha, which produces MSGTTGERPFSDIITSVRYWVIHSITIPALFIAGWLFVSTGLAYDVFGTPRPNEYFTQARQELPIVNNRFEAKKQVEQLIGK; this is translated from the coding sequence ATGTCAGGGACTACTGGGGAACGTCCGTTTTCCGATATTATTACCAGTGTTCGTTACTGGGTAATTCACAGTATCACCATTCCAGCTCTATTTATCGCTGGTTGGCTATTTGTCAGCACAGGCCTTGCTTACGATGTGTTTGGTACTCCTCGTCCTAATGAGTATTTCACACAAGCACGGCAAGAACTGCCCATTGTGAATAATCGTTTTGAAGCCAAAAAACAAGTTGAACAACTTATAGGAAAGTAG
- a CDS encoding photosystem II reaction center protein L, giving the protein MERTPNPNNQPVELNRTSLYLGLLLIFVLGILFSSYFFN; this is encoded by the coding sequence ATGGAAAGAACGCCCAATCCTAATAATCAGCCGGTAGAACTAAACCGGACTTCGCTTTACCTGGGACTATTACTGATCTTTGTTCTAGGGATTCTCTTCTCCAGTTATTTCTTTAACTAA
- a CDS encoding photosystem II reaction center protein J, whose product MSAGSGRIPLWVVATIAGLGVITVVGIFFYGAYAGIGSSI is encoded by the coding sequence GTGTCAGCAGGAAGTGGGAGAATACCCCTGTGGGTCGTCGCTACGATCGCAGGTTTAGGCGTAATTACTGTTGTAGGTATCTTTTTCTATGGAGCCTACGCTGGAATCGGTTCTTCAATTTAA
- the psaI gene encoding photosystem I reaction center subunit VIII has product MALEFVPSILASTSYLSAIFVPVIGWVLPIVTFAFLFVYIESEDIA; this is encoded by the coding sequence ATGGCATTAGAATTTGTGCCTTCTATCTTGGCTAGCACTTCTTACTTGTCTGCTATCTTTGTTCCCGTTATTGGTTGGGTTCTACCAATTGTCACCTTCGCATTTCTCTTTGTCTACATCGAGAGCGAAGATATTGCTTAA